One genomic segment of Brassica napus cultivar Da-Ae chromosome A3, Da-Ae, whole genome shotgun sequence includes these proteins:
- the LOC106444319 gene encoding uncharacterized protein LOC106444319, producing the protein MDSIDFDSVKAEKANALRRFQSIGFLFRIAEICAALLFVCWIFTSLPFAVRISGEFLRRLSSVVSTPLFMFVLTNSIVVALLTTKSTVFSGGAEADIYRAFSRSGESRVSSSDGDLTGETVFLDDKEMIGAETDLNSNSNPTVARGDHVTTEPEKDSITVTGLTNDPPPTTTKVYKRSKTEISAKQSPETVTKPTLRRSETEKCRETVESCEEVPFPEDNLTNEEFQKTIEAFIAKQLIFRRRESLAVVIHN; encoded by the coding sequence ATGGATTCCATCGATTTCGACAGCGTGAAAGCAGAGAAAGCCAATGCGCTGCGTCGTTTCCAGAGCATTGGTTTCCTCTTCCGCATAGCTGAGATCTGCGCTGCTCTTCTCTTCGTCTGTTGGATATTCACTTCCCTCCCTTTCGCCGTTCGAATCTCCGGCGAGTTCCTCCGCCGTCTCTCCTCCGTCGTTTCCACTCCTCTCTTCATGTTCGTCCTCACAAACTCCATCGTCGTCGCCCTTCTCACCACCAAATCCACCGTCTTCTCCGGCGGAGCAGAGGCGGATATCTACCGTGCGTTCAGCAGATCCGGAGAGAGTCGCGTCAGTTCTTCCGACGGAGATCTGACGGGAGAGACAGTCTTCTTGGACGACAAAGAGATGATCGGCGCGGAAACcgatttaaattcaaattcgaaTCCGACGGTGGCGCGTGGTGATCACGTGACGACCGAACCGGAGAAGGACTCGATTACTGTTACTGGTTTAACGAATGATCCTCCTCCGACGACGACGAAGGTCTATAAAAGAAGCAAAACGGAAATCTCTGCGAAACAGAGTCCGGAGACGGTGACGAAACCTACGCTCCGGCGATCGGAGACGGAGAAGTGCCGTGAAACCGTTGAGTCGTGCGAAGAAGTGCCGTTTCCGGAGGATAATCTAACAAACGAAGAGTTTCAGAAAACGATCGAAGCATTCATCGCGAAACAGTTGATATTCCGTCGCCGAGAATCTCTCGCCGTCGTTAtccataattaa
- the LOC125607093 gene encoding uncharacterized protein LOC125607093: protein MTFRSPSRSSPSSPPMGSSATVPFGSPPLPPEPPDPDLVVVFPINPPDPPPVLLPLCPDVDVLSTQPALLHLSLAGISPSGALNSGLSYSSFRHYPVSKPIIITSCVEHVLLKSALRASTIYHQESCVVSLSVARLLVSIAECKLTSLHYSSLQSLEDWAWKVEILVVIFSLLAALNTAMQHFEVELSTALCSSQSRPIFSCFKLSQGYGGSPHSSQSLQRGVWSPLSL from the exons ATGACGTTTCGCTCACCATCCCGAAGCTCTCCCTCTTCTCCTCCAATGGGTTCCTCTGCAACTGTCCCGTTTGGTTCTCCTCCCCTGCCGCCTGAACCACCAGATCCGGATCTTGTCGTGGTGTTTCCGATAAATCCTCCAGACCCTCCACCGGTCCTGCTGCCTCTCTGCCCAGACGTCGATGTGCTATCCACGCAGCCTGCTCTGCTGCATCTTTCGTTGGCTGGAATTTCTCCCTCCGGAGCTCTCAACTCTGGCCTGAGTTACTCCTCCTTTCGACATTATCCCGTTTCAAAGCCGATAATTATTACCTCTTGTGTGGAACATGTTTTGTTAAAGTCAGCCTTAAGGGCATCAACGATTTATCATCAAGAGTCGTGTGTGGTTTCCTTATCTGTTGCAAGATTATTGGTATCAATAGCTGAGTGCAAGCTGACTTCCCTTCATTACTCATCTCTTCAAAGTCTTGAGGACTGGGCTTGGAAGGTTGAAATATTGGTGGTGATTTTCTCTCTGTTGGCAGCTCTTAATACCGCAATGCAGCATTTTGAAGTGGAGCTCTCTACTGCTTTATGCAGTTCTCAGTCAAGGCCTATCTTCTCTTGCTTCAAGCTCTCGCAAG GCTATGGTGGTTCTCCTCACAGCTCTCAGTCTCTTCAAAGAGGTGTTTGGTCGCCTTTGAGCTTGTAG
- the LOC106442460 gene encoding protein HYPER-SENSITIVITY-RELATED 4-like encodes MMSSSDSSSAESRLATAKTVLTTAASVAATAMLAKSLVQDYLPDEVHQYISYGFRIFFGYFSSQMTIIIEEFEGFVHNEVFEAAEAYLATKISPSNKRIKVSKHEKENNYNVTVERDEEVMDTFNGVKFRWVLHCHQVESKNFHNPRDLNSTLKSEVRSFELSFHKKFKNMALDSYLPFMVKRATLVKQEKKTLKIFTLDPENMYGTYSDAWTSVILDHPSTFKTLAMDSDAKRNVMEDLDQFVQRRDFYKKVGKAWKRGYLLYGPPGTGKSSLIAAMANHLNFDIYDLELSAVNNNSELRRLLIATANRSILVVEDIDCSIELKDRTTDEPTRESDDGNDTRYKKVTLSGLLNFIDGLWSSCGDERIIVFTTNYKEKLDAALLRPGRMDMHIHMSYCTPSAFKALVLNYLEINEHKLFSKIEEGIEATQVSPAEIAEQLMRNENVDKILEGLIEFLKVKKIENEDEAKKEEQELENKGSTTQGKELEVKKNVEVDDQLIRSE; translated from the coding sequence ATGATGAGTTCCTCTGACTCTTCTTCTGCTGAATCTCGTCTAGCCACGGCTAAGACGGTTCTCACAACCGCGGCCTCGGTGGCTGCAACCGCAATGCTAGCTAAATCACTAGTCCAAGACTATTTGCCTGACGAGGTGCACCAATACATCTCCTATGGCTTCCGCATCTTCTTTGGCTACTTCTCTTCTCAAATGACAATAATCATCGAAGAGTTTGAAGGGTTTGTCCACAACGAAGTCTTCGAGGCCGCGGAGGCCTATCTAGCCACCAAGATCTCTCCTTCTAACAAAAGAATCAAAGTCAGCAAacatgaaaaagaaaacaactaCAACGTCACCGTGGAACGTGACGAGGAAGTTATGGATACCTTCAATGGCGTCAAGTTCAGATGGGTCCTCCATTGCCACCAGGTTGAGTCCAAGAACTTCCACAACCCGCGGGATCTAAACTCAACACTAAAATCCGAAGTACGATCATTCGAGCTTAGCTTCCACAAGAAGTTCAAGAACATGGCTCTTGACTCTTACTTACCCTTCATGGTCAAAAGAGCCACGTTGGTGAAGCAAGAGAAGAAAACTCTCAAGATCTTCACTCTTGACCCGGAGAACATGTATGGGACTTACTCTGACGCTTGGACCTCTGTGATTCTTGACCACCCTTCCACCTTCAAAACGCTAGCAATGGATTCAGATGCCAAGAGAAATGTGATGGAAGATCTAGACCAGTTTGTGCAGCGAAGAGACTTCTATAAAAAGGTTGGCAAAGCTTGGAAGAGAGGTTACTTGTTGTACGGTCCACCAGGTACAGGGAAGTCAAGTTTGATAGCAGCCATGGCTAATCATCTCAACTTTGATATATATGACTTAGAGTTGAGTGCGGTGAACAACAATTCGGAGCTCCGGAGATTGCTGATTGCTACCGCTAACCGCTCTATTCTTGTTGTGGAAGATATCGATTGTTCCATCGAGTTGAAAGATAGAACAACTGATGAACCTACTCGAGAATCAGACGACGGTAACGACACACGTTACAAAAAAGTGACGCTCTCTGGACtgctaaattttattgatggtCTCTGGTCAAGTTGTGGCGACGAAAGGATAATAGTATTCACAACGAACTACAAAGAGAAGCTAGATGCAGCGTTGTTGAGGCCAGGACGCATGGACATGCACATCCACATGTCGTATTGCACGCCGAGTGCTTTCAAAGCTCTTGTTTTAAACTATTTAGAGATCAATGAGCATAAGCTTTTCAGCAAGATCGAGGAAGGTATTGAGGCAACACAAGTTAGTCCAGCAGAGATAGCTGAACAACTCATGAGGAATGAGAATGTTGATAAGATTCTTGAGGGTTTGATTGAGTTCTTGAAAGTCAAAAAGATCGAAAATGAAGATGAGGCTAAGAAGGAAGAGCAAGAATTGGAGAACAAAGGCAGTACCACCCAAGGCAAAGAATTGGAGGTCAAGAAAAACGTAGAGGTTGATGACCAGCTTATTAGAAGCGAGTAA
- the LOC106444321 gene encoding thioredoxin domain-containing protein PLP3A, with the protein MDPDAVKSTLSNLAFGNVLAAAARDYKKEVLANEKAQSSNPVNEEVDLDELMDDPELEKLHADRIAALKREVEKREAFKRQGHGEYREVSEGDFLGEVTRSQNVICHFYHKEFYRCKIMDKHLKTLAPRHVDTKFIRVDAENAPFFVTKLAIKTLPCVLLFSKGVAIDRLVGFQDLGTKDDFTTTKLENVLIKKGMLSKKKKEEDDEDAEYQESIRRSVRSSENLDSDSD; encoded by the exons ATGGATCCGGATGCAGTCAAGTCGACACTCTCGAATCTGGCGTTCGGAAATGTATTGGCTGCAGCTGCTAGAGACTACAAAAAG GAAGTTCTTGCAAATGAGAAGGCGCAATCATCAAACCCTGTCAATGAGGAGGTTGATCTTGATGAACTTATGGAT GATCCAGAGCTAGAAAAACTGCACGCTGATAGGATTGCTGCACTCAAG AGAGAAGTTGAGAAGAGAGAAGCGTTTAAAAGACAAGGACATGGTGAATATCGAGAGGTAAGCGAGGGTGATTTCTTGGGGGAAGTCACCAGGAGTCAGAATGTTATTTGTCATTTCTACCACAAGGAGTTTTACCGCTGCAA GATTATGGACAAGCATCTGAAGACTCTTGCGCCTAGACATGTGGATACTAAGTTCATTAGAGTGGATGCAGAG AATGCTCCTTTCTTTGTCACCAAGCTAGCAATAAAGACCTTGCCTTGCGTTTTGCTCTTCAG CAAGGGAGTCGCCATAGATAGGCTAGTTGGGTTCCAGGATCTAGGCACAAAGGATGATTTCACCACTACTAAACTTGAGAACGTTCTGATTAAAAAAG GAATGCttagcaagaagaagaaagaggaagatgatgaagatgcgGAATACCAAGAGAGCATAAGGCGTTCGGTTAGGTCTTCAGAGAATCTTGACTCTGACTCTGACTGA
- the LOC106440020 gene encoding epoxide hydrolase A-like — protein sequence MTTSLAREKKIKTNGIWLNVAEKGDDGGPLVLLLHGFPETWFSWRHQIDFLSSHGYHVVAPDLRGYGDSEFLPSHESYTVSHLVADVIGLLDHYDTAQAFVAGHDWGSVIGWSLCLFRPDRVKGFISLSVPYSPRDPNLKPSEFSKTFGDGLYITQFQKPGRAEAAFAKHDCKTVMKKFLLTTRTDFMVAPPGTEIIDDLEIPSKIPEWITEEEIQVYADKFQKSGFTGPLNYYRAMDLNWEILAPWEGSKILVPTKFIAGGRDIGAKETMEYVKGEMFKSIVPNVEVVVIEDGHHFIQQEKSKQVSEEILSFFNKLRTTE from the exons ATGACAACAAGCTTAGcgagagagaagaagatcaaGACCAACGGGATTTGGTTAAACGTTGCTGAGAAAGGAGACGATGGAGGACCGTTGGTTCTATTACTCCATGGCTTCCCCGAGACATGGTTCTCGTGGCGTCACCAGATCGATTTCTTGTCTAGCCATGGCTACCACGTTGTCGCTCCAGATCTCAGAGGCTACGGGGACTCCGAGTTTCTTCCGAGCCACGAGTCTTACACTGTGAGCCACCTCGTCGCTGATGTCATCGGTTTGCTTGATCACTACGACACTGCTCAAGCTTTTGTGGCTGGACATGACTGGGGATCAGTCATAGGTTGGTCTCTATGCTTGTTCAGACCAGACAGAGTCAAGGGTTTCATAAGTCTCTCTGTTCCATATTCTCCAAGAGATCCAAACCTCAAACCTTCAGAGTTTTCAAAAACCTTTGGAGATGGGTTATACATCACTCAGTTTCAG AAACCTGGAAGAGCTGAAGCAGCATTTGCCAAGCATGATTGTAAGACAGTTATGAAGAAGTTCTTGCTGACAACGAGAACAGATTTCATGGTGGCTCCTCCTGGTACAGAGATCATCGATGATCTTGAGATTCCATCGAAGATTCCGGAGTGGATAACCGAAGAAGAGATTCAGGTTTATGCAGACAAGTTTCAGAAAAGTGGATTCACTGGTCCGTTGAATTACTACAGAGCCATGGATCT GAACTGGGAGATATTGGCGCCGTGGGAAGGCTCCAAGATCCTTGTTCCGACAAAGTTTATTGCCGGAGGCAGAGACATAGGAGCTAAAGAGACGATGGAGTATGTGAAGGGAGAGATGTTCAAGAGCATTGTACCTAACGTTGAGGTTGTTGTtattgaggatggtcatcatttTATCCAGCAAGAGAAGTCTAAACAAGTCTCGGAGGAGATTCTTTCCTTCTTCAACAAGTTACGCACAACTGAGTAA